A stretch of Ipomoea triloba cultivar NCNSP0323 chromosome 11, ASM357664v1 DNA encodes these proteins:
- the LOC115996931 gene encoding uncharacterized CDP-alcohol phosphatidyltransferase class-I family protein C22A12.08c-like isoform X2, translated as MHLMSLHETCAGTLRVPYVFLTNGGGVPEFKRATELTRLLGINILPLQVIQGHTPFKQLVKRFENEFIVAVGKGEPAEVMSGYGFKNVLSIDEYASFFKNIDPLAQYKKWIDKQAVGHDKVTLRQDPCSERVQAVFVVSDSIDWSRDIQVLCDILRTGGLPGREIAHQPPLFFANDDLAYQALFPAERLGMGAFRIALESVFNSIHPKALEYTSYGKPNPFVFKNAETTLMQLSPHCQNSQASGGMHSFKTLYMVGDNPSIDINGARQAGSPWFSILTRTGVFKGKGNDTDFPSDLVVDTVDEAVEYILRREFES; from the exons GAGGTGGTGTTCCTGAATTTAAAAGAGCAACAGAGCTTACTAGACTGTTGGGAATCAACATCCTGCCTTTGCAG GTTATACAGGGCCATACGCCATTCAAACAACTGGTGAAAAG ATTTGAGAATGAATTCATTGTTGCTGTTGGAAAAGGTGAACCTGCTGAAGTAATGTCCGGATATGGTTTCAA AAATGTCCTCTCAATTGATGAGTATGCATCGTTTTTCAAGAATATCGATCCTTTGGCACAATATAAAAAGTGGATAGACAAGCAGGCTGTTGGTCATGATAAAGTCACTTTGAGACAAGATCCTTGCTCTGAGAGAGTGCAGGCTGTCTTTGTTGTTAGTGATTCGATTGATTGGAGCAGGGACATTCAG GTTCTTTGTGATATTCTAAGGACTGGGGGCCTACCAGGAAGAGAGATTGCACACCAACCACCTCTCTTTTTTGCAAATGATGACCTTGCCTATCAG GCCTTGTTTCCCGCTGAACGTCTTGGAATGGGTGCCTTCAGAATTGCACTAGAATCTGTATTTAATAG CATTCACCCAAAAGCTCTGGAATATACATCTTACGGAAAACCAAATCCTTTCGTATTCAAAAATGCTGAGACAACATTGATGCAACTCTCACCACATTGTCAAAATAGTCAGGCTAGTGGTGGAATGCATTCTTTCAAAACCTTGTACATGGTTGGCGATAATCCATCAATAGACATCAATGGAGCTCGGCAG GCCGGAAGTCCTTGGTTCTCGATTTTGACAAGGACAGGGGTTTTCAAGGGGAAAGGAAACGACACAGATTTTCCATCTGATCTG GTTGTTGACACTGTGGATGAGGCAGTGGAGTATATCTTGAGAAGGGAATTTGAGTCATAA